In a genomic window of Arthrobacter woluwensis:
- a CDS encoding amidohydrolase family protein, protein MCTHDHDSVVQPPSNLPRRGVLAGAAALAGITAAGIAAQLAAAPAAQASDRPAAPVHRGRPAMPGAVIIEGGTVIDPLTGGAIEDGVLVLDGGKVAAVGNRDTTRRAVAAVARRAQRLQAHGRWVAPGLVDAHVHANGLEDVRLHLRNGTTSVRSGSSSFYQDVALAALPEWAPGLSPRMLAAGLFVSPDQGDSILADPDLAPLAGLKNGIRDVQDLAYFTRVNLARGARVIKTRANPRAGIPEQDPRELVYGREQIAAIVKAARGAGVLCHAYSAEGIDGAVRGGVKSIEHGVYLTEATIAEMVRRGTYFTPTLQAVDSMATDPNPILAARGKEYTPIHQAAVRAAHEAGVTIVAGTDSFGTDVTPLGTEVRRLHEAGLSTLESLRAATTYSARLLGLEGKAGRFTVGGFADAVVVDADPLSDGTALEKVNTVVAQGVVVRNGL, encoded by the coding sequence ATGTGCACCCATGATCACGACAGCGTCGTCCAGCCACCCAGCAACCTCCCCCGGCGCGGCGTCCTCGCCGGGGCCGCGGCCCTCGCGGGCATCACCGCAGCGGGCATCGCCGCACAGCTGGCGGCAGCCCCCGCGGCCCAGGCTTCCGACCGCCCCGCCGCTCCGGTGCACCGGGGACGCCCCGCGATGCCGGGCGCCGTGATCATCGAGGGCGGCACCGTCATCGATCCGCTCACCGGTGGCGCGATCGAGGACGGCGTCCTGGTGCTCGACGGCGGCAAGGTCGCCGCCGTCGGAAATCGGGATACCACTCGGCGAGCCGTGGCCGCCGTCGCCCGCCGCGCTCAGCGCCTCCAGGCTCACGGGCGCTGGGTGGCCCCCGGACTGGTCGACGCGCACGTCCACGCCAACGGCCTGGAGGACGTCCGGCTCCACCTGCGGAACGGCACCACGAGTGTCCGGAGCGGCAGCAGCAGCTTCTACCAGGACGTGGCACTCGCTGCGCTGCCCGAATGGGCGCCGGGCCTGTCCCCGCGCATGCTCGCCGCCGGCCTGTTCGTCTCCCCGGACCAGGGCGATTCCATCCTGGCCGACCCGGATCTGGCACCGCTGGCCGGGCTGAAGAACGGCATCCGGGACGTGCAGGATCTGGCCTACTTCACGAGGGTCAACCTGGCCCGCGGCGCCCGGGTGATCAAGACCCGCGCCAATCCCCGGGCGGGCATCCCCGAGCAGGATCCCCGGGAGCTCGTGTACGGGCGCGAGCAGATCGCCGCGATCGTCAAGGCCGCCCGCGGCGCCGGGGTGCTGTGCCACGCCTACAGCGCCGAGGGCATCGACGGCGCCGTGCGGGGCGGCGTGAAGAGCATCGAGCACGGCGTGTACCTGACGGAGGCCACCATCGCGGAGATGGTGCGCCGCGGCACGTACTTCACGCCCACCCTCCAGGCCGTGGACAGCATGGCGACCGACCCGAACCCGATCCTGGCCGCCCGCGGCAAGGAGTACACGCCGATCCACCAGGCCGCCGTCCGCGCGGCCCACGAGGCGGGTGTCACGATCGTGGCCGGCACCGACTCTTTCGGCACCGACGTGACTCCACTGGGCACCGAAGTGCGGCGCCTTCACGAGGCGGGACTGTCCACGCTCGAATCCCTCCGTGCCGCAACCACCTACTCCGCTCGCCTCCTGGGCCTGGAGGGCAAGGCCGGGAGGTTCACCGTGGGCGGCTTCGCTGACGCGGTCGTCGTGGATGCCGACCCGCTCAGCGACGGCACGGCCCTGGAGAAGGTCAACACCGTGGTGGCCCAGGGGGTCGTGGTCCGGAACGGGCTGTGA